One Gloeobacter morelensis MG652769 DNA window includes the following coding sequences:
- a CDS encoding glutamyl-tRNA reductase, with protein MQIAVIGLSHRTAPVEIRERVSIAEGQVPEYVSRLRSCSQVAECAILSTCNRLEIYTVLRDSEHGLREVTRFLAESKGVLLPTLQRHLFVLLHQDAVMHLMRVAAGLDSIVLGEGQILAQVKMTQSLAQQGKGVDRVLNQLFKTAITAGKRVRSDTNIGTGAVSVSSAAVEMALRKKGPLHNQRCLVVGAGKMGELLVRHLLAKGARQIIVLNRSLEKAAQMVEQFGLMLPVATVDELTNYVPCSDLIFTCTGASEPLLTLEKMSALRRDQSLMIFDIAVPRNVATEVDELPNVQLFNVDHLKQVVEENRAYRQLMVTQCEEILLEQLDEFLDWWRGLEAVPTINQLRQKVETIREQELEKALSRLGTEFAEKHQGIIDSLTRAIVNKILHDPMVQLRAQRDIEARRRALQTLQTLFNLEAQSNPEPPTL; from the coding sequence ATGCAGATCGCGGTTATCGGATTGAGTCACCGAACTGCACCAGTCGAAATTCGCGAACGGGTCAGCATTGCCGAGGGGCAGGTTCCCGAATACGTGTCTCGGTTGCGAAGCTGCTCACAAGTTGCCGAATGCGCGATTTTGAGCACCTGTAATCGTCTAGAAATTTATACGGTCCTGCGCGACAGTGAGCACGGTCTGCGCGAGGTGACCCGCTTTCTGGCCGAGAGCAAAGGGGTGCTGCTGCCGACGCTCCAGCGCCACCTGTTTGTGCTGTTGCACCAGGATGCGGTGATGCATCTGATGCGCGTGGCGGCCGGGCTCGATTCGATCGTGCTGGGCGAAGGGCAGATTCTTGCCCAGGTGAAGATGACCCAGAGCCTCGCCCAGCAGGGCAAGGGCGTGGACCGCGTCCTCAACCAGCTATTTAAGACGGCGATCACCGCCGGCAAGCGGGTGCGCAGCGACACCAACATCGGCACCGGCGCGGTCTCGGTCTCCTCGGCGGCGGTCGAGATGGCCCTGCGCAAAAAAGGTCCCCTGCACAACCAGCGCTGTCTGGTGGTGGGGGCGGGCAAGATGGGCGAACTGCTGGTGCGCCATCTGCTCGCCAAGGGGGCGCGCCAGATCATCGTGCTCAACCGCTCCCTCGAAAAGGCAGCCCAGATGGTCGAGCAGTTCGGGCTGATGCTGCCGGTGGCCACGGTCGACGAATTGACCAACTACGTGCCCTGCTCCGATTTGATCTTCACCTGCACCGGTGCTAGCGAACCGCTGCTGACCCTGGAGAAGATGAGCGCCCTGCGCCGCGACCAGTCGCTGATGATCTTCGACATCGCCGTGCCGCGCAACGTCGCGACCGAAGTGGATGAGTTGCCGAACGTGCAACTATTCAACGTCGATCACCTCAAGCAGGTGGTCGAGGAGAATCGCGCCTACCGGCAGTTGATGGTCACCCAGTGCGAGGAGATCCTGCTGGAGCAGCTCGACGAATTTCTCGATTGGTGGCGCGGCCTGGAGGCGGTACCCACGATCAACCAGTTGCGCCAAAAAGTCGAAACCATCCGCGAGCAGGAACTTGAAAAAGCCCTCTCGCGCCTGGGAACCGAATTCGCCGAGAAGCACCAGGGCATCATCGATTCGCTCACCCGCGCCATCGTCAACAAAATCCTGCACGACCCGATGGTCCAGCTGAGAGCCCAGCGCGACATCGAAGCGCGCCGCCGTGCCCTGCAGACCCTGCAGACGCTCTTCAACCTCGAAGCGCAGAGCAATCCCGAGCCTCCGACGCTTTAG
- a CDS encoding peroxiredoxin translates to MAIDVGQQAPDFTLDGSQGTVTLSQYRGKNNVLLAFYPGDFTPVCTKELTCFVEDWSKFQGKDTVILGISSGSVDSKSKFAQSLGAQFPLLSDGEKRVAGLYDVSGFLGVARAYFIVDKQGVLRYKHVEALPFFKREDEELLGVLAGL, encoded by the coding sequence ATGGCAATCGACGTCGGCCAGCAGGCACCCGATTTTACCCTCGACGGTTCCCAGGGAACGGTCACCCTCTCGCAGTACCGGGGCAAAAACAACGTTTTGCTCGCCTTCTACCCGGGCGATTTTACGCCCGTGTGCACGAAGGAACTGACCTGTTTTGTCGAGGACTGGTCGAAGTTCCAGGGCAAGGACACGGTGATTCTGGGTATCAGCAGCGGCTCGGTCGACTCGAAGAGCAAGTTTGCCCAATCGCTGGGAGCCCAGTTTCCCCTGCTCAGCGACGGCGAGAAGCGCGTGGCGGGCCTTTACGACGTCTCGGGATTTCTGGGAGTCGCCCGCGCCTACTTCATCGTCGATAAGCAAGGCGTGCTGCGCTACAAGCATGTCGAAGCCCTCCCATTTTTCAAGCGCGAGGACGAGGAGTTGTTGGGCGTGCTGGCGGGGTTGTGA
- the groES gene encoding co-chaperone GroES: MATITVAASSLKPLGDRVLVKVLAQEEKTAGGILLPDTAKEKPQVGEVTAVGEGRITDKGDRLPLEVKVGDKVLYAKYAGTELKVAGEEYILLAEKDILAITQ, translated from the coding sequence GTGGCAACTATTACCGTAGCGGCATCTTCCCTGAAGCCCCTCGGCGATCGGGTGCTGGTGAAGGTTCTGGCCCAAGAAGAGAAGACGGCGGGCGGCATCTTGCTGCCGGACACGGCCAAGGAGAAGCCCCAGGTGGGCGAGGTGACGGCGGTGGGCGAAGGTCGGATCACCGACAAAGGCGATCGGTTGCCCCTCGAAGTCAAAGTGGGCGACAAGGTGCTCTACGCCAAGTACGCCGGGACCGAACTGAAGGTGGCGGGCGAAGAGTACATTTTGCTCGCTGAGAAGGATATCCTCGCCATCACCCAGTAA
- the groL gene encoding chaperonin GroEL (60 kDa chaperone family; promotes refolding of misfolded polypeptides especially under stressful conditions; forms two stacked rings of heptamers to form a barrel-shaped 14mer; ends can be capped by GroES; misfolded proteins enter the barrel where they are refolded when GroES binds) encodes MAKMIVFDETARRALERGVNALADAVRVTLGPKGRNVVLEKKFGAPQIVNDGVTIAKEIELDDPLENTGAQLIREVASKTNDVAGDGTTTATVLAQALIREGLRNVAAGANPMSLKRGMEKTVAKLVEEIAAMAKPVEDNKTIAEVATISSGNDEEIGQMIAEAMDKVGKEGVITVEESKSLVTELDVVEGMQFDKGYVSPYFVTDTERMITDLDEPFILLTDKKISIIQDLIPVLEKVARAGRPLLIIAEDLEGEALATLVVNKLRGVLNCVAVKAPGFGDRRKAMLQDIAVLTGGDVISEDIGLKLENVTIDMLGKARKVTITKDKTTIVAGTDNKAAVEKRIAQIHKQMEDTDSDFDREKLQERLAKLAGGVAVIKVGAATETELKDRKLRIEDALNATKAAVEEGIVPGGGTTLLHLTKKIDAIKAGLADDEKTGADLIARALEAPLRQIADNAGIEGSVIAQKVRELDLNIGYDAMKGEFVDMLAAGVADPAKVVRSALQNAASIAAMVLTTEVLIVDKPEKKKAGAGAPDMGGMGGMGGMGGMGGMM; translated from the coding sequence ATGGCAAAAATGATCGTGTTTGACGAGACGGCCCGCCGGGCGCTCGAGCGGGGTGTCAACGCCCTGGCAGACGCGGTGCGGGTGACCCTCGGACCCAAGGGTCGCAACGTCGTGCTGGAGAAAAAATTCGGTGCGCCCCAGATTGTCAACGACGGCGTCACCATCGCCAAAGAAATTGAACTGGACGATCCGCTGGAAAATACCGGCGCCCAGCTCATCCGCGAAGTGGCCTCCAAGACCAACGACGTGGCCGGCGACGGCACCACCACCGCCACGGTGCTCGCCCAGGCGCTGATTCGCGAGGGCCTGCGCAACGTGGCTGCCGGTGCCAACCCGATGAGCCTCAAGCGCGGCATGGAGAAGACCGTGGCGAAGCTGGTCGAAGAAATCGCCGCTATGGCCAAGCCGGTCGAAGACAACAAGACGATCGCCGAGGTGGCGACGATCTCCTCGGGCAACGACGAAGAAATCGGCCAGATGATTGCCGAGGCGATGGACAAAGTCGGCAAAGAAGGTGTCATCACCGTCGAAGAATCCAAGTCCCTGGTCACCGAACTGGATGTGGTCGAGGGCATGCAGTTCGACAAGGGCTACGTCTCACCCTACTTTGTCACCGACACCGAGCGGATGATCACCGATCTCGACGAGCCGTTCATTCTGCTCACCGACAAAAAAATCTCGATTATCCAGGATCTCATCCCGGTGCTGGAGAAGGTCGCCCGCGCCGGGCGGCCCTTGCTCATCATCGCCGAGGATCTCGAAGGCGAAGCGCTCGCGACGCTGGTGGTCAACAAACTGCGCGGCGTGCTCAACTGCGTGGCGGTCAAGGCCCCCGGCTTCGGCGACCGGCGCAAGGCGATGCTGCAGGACATTGCGGTGCTCACCGGCGGTGATGTGATCTCCGAAGACATCGGCCTCAAGCTCGAGAACGTCACCATCGACATGCTGGGCAAGGCCCGCAAGGTGACAATCACCAAGGACAAGACCACGATCGTCGCCGGTACCGACAACAAAGCCGCCGTCGAAAAGCGCATCGCCCAGATCCACAAGCAGATGGAGGACACCGACTCCGACTTTGACCGCGAGAAGCTCCAGGAGCGCCTCGCCAAACTCGCGGGCGGTGTGGCGGTGATCAAAGTCGGTGCGGCAACCGAGACCGAACTCAAAGACCGCAAGCTGCGCATCGAGGACGCCCTCAACGCCACCAAGGCGGCGGTCGAAGAAGGCATCGTGCCGGGCGGCGGCACGACCCTGCTGCACCTGACCAAGAAGATCGACGCCATCAAGGCGGGACTGGCCGACGACGAGAAGACCGGTGCGGACTTGATCGCCCGCGCCCTGGAGGCGCCTTTGCGCCAGATCGCCGATAATGCCGGTATCGAAGGGTCGGTGATCGCCCAGAAGGTGCGCGAGCTGGACCTCAACATCGGCTACGACGCTATGAAGGGCGAATTTGTCGACATGCTTGCCGCGGGCGTGGCCGACCCGGCCAAGGTGGTCCGCTCGGCGCTGCAGAACGCCGCGTCGATCGCCGCGATGGTGCTCACCACCGAGGTGCTGATCGTCGACAAGCCCGAGAAGAAAAAAGCCGGCGCCGGCGCCCCCGACATGGGCGGCATGGGCGGTATGGGCGGTATGGGCGGCATGGGCGGCATGATGTAG
- a CDS encoding ABC transporter ATP-binding protein, with protein sequence MGTGLEVRGLTAGYGQIEVLHQVNLHVGAGELVTVIGPNGAGKSTLLRTISGLIRPTAGEVLLDNRRLDRLSADLIVRTGLMHVPEGRRIFSRLTVLENLEMGAYTRNDRIEADLEEIFHLFPILKERRYQRAGTLSGGEQQMLAIGRALLGKPRLLVLDEPSMGLAPLIVQSIFQIIERIRSQGVMVLLVEQNALQALKLADRGYVLENGRIALEGPADELLICEEVRRSYLGESMVS encoded by the coding sequence ATGGGTACAGGTCTGGAAGTGCGGGGGTTGACGGCGGGCTACGGGCAAATTGAAGTGCTGCACCAGGTAAACCTGCACGTAGGAGCGGGGGAATTGGTGACGGTGATTGGCCCCAACGGCGCCGGCAAATCGACCTTGCTGCGCACCATCTCGGGTCTGATTCGGCCCACCGCCGGGGAGGTGCTCTTGGATAACCGTCGCCTCGACCGGCTCTCAGCCGACTTGATTGTCCGCACCGGGCTGATGCACGTTCCGGAGGGGCGGCGCATCTTCTCGCGCCTCACGGTGCTCGAAAACCTGGAGATGGGCGCTTACACCCGCAACGACCGCATCGAAGCGGACCTTGAAGAGATCTTTCATCTTTTTCCGATTCTCAAAGAGCGCCGCTACCAGCGCGCCGGTACGCTTTCCGGGGGCGAGCAGCAGATGCTCGCCATCGGCCGGGCGTTGCTTGGCAAGCCGCGCCTGCTGGTGCTCGACGAACCGAGCATGGGCCTTGCCCCGCTGATTGTGCAGAGCATTTTCCAGATCATCGAGCGCATCCGCTCCCAGGGGGTGATGGTGCTCCTGGTTGAACAGAACGCTCTGCAAGCATTGAAACTGGCCGACCGGGGCTACGTACTCGAAAACGGCCGCATCGCCCTCGAAGGGCCGGCAGATGAACTACTGATCTGCGAGGAGGTGCGCCGGAGCTATCTGGGCGAGTCGATGGTCAGCTGA
- a CDS encoding helix-turn-helix transcriptional regulator, translated as MADVSLEQLDRLLKIDRLVRLGQARSTAQLARALGVSTGTVQRALLTLRDEYGAPLVVDRVRGYVYRETTWQLPPLPLTQGELFVLMAGNRLLAAAEGTLYEQQIQSAIAQLVHHLPKLAWVDLETVRDYLHTSAELPATFNDFEVWQQLGDAFESGLQTLIGYAAPGEVPITRQVNPYLLYVWRGYEPYLIGYDLGTKQFEAFRVDRIQVVQTLGDKFTRDPAFDPRPIIDKINQLQLGTAVTRVSVRLTPRAARALRGRLLHPTQVSTTLADGSLRLQMHVSELEALKRWVLGFGAEAVVEEPRALVEQIRAELGKLAALYGTPVAR; from the coding sequence ATGGCCGACGTCTCGCTTGAACAACTCGACCGCCTACTTAAAATTGACCGGCTCGTCCGCCTCGGGCAGGCGCGCAGCACCGCCCAACTCGCCCGCGCCCTCGGGGTGAGCACCGGCACTGTGCAGCGGGCCTTGCTGACTTTGCGCGACGAGTACGGTGCGCCGCTGGTAGTCGACCGGGTGCGCGGTTATGTCTACCGCGAAACCACCTGGCAACTGCCGCCCTTGCCCCTTACCCAGGGCGAACTGTTCGTACTGATGGCCGGCAACCGTCTACTCGCCGCCGCCGAAGGCACCCTCTACGAACAGCAAATCCAGTCGGCCATCGCCCAACTGGTGCACCATCTGCCCAAACTCGCCTGGGTGGACCTGGAGACGGTGCGCGACTACCTGCACACCAGCGCCGAGTTGCCCGCCACTTTCAACGATTTCGAAGTCTGGCAACAACTGGGCGACGCCTTCGAATCGGGCCTGCAGACTTTGATTGGCTACGCTGCCCCTGGAGAAGTGCCCATCACCCGCCAGGTCAACCCTTATTTGCTCTATGTCTGGCGCGGCTACGAGCCGTACCTGATTGGCTACGACCTTGGCACCAAACAATTCGAAGCCTTTCGAGTCGACCGCATCCAGGTGGTGCAGACGCTGGGAGACAAGTTCACCCGCGATCCGGCCTTTGACCCGCGGCCGATTATCGACAAGATTAATCAACTGCAACTGGGTACCGCCGTCACCCGGGTGAGCGTGCGCCTCACCCCCAGAGCGGCCCGGGCCTTGCGCGGCCGGTTGCTCCACCCGACCCAGGTGAGCACCACCCTCGCGGACGGCTCGCTCAGGCTGCAGATGCACGTCTCGGAACTCGAAGCCCTCAAGCGCTGGGTGCTCGGGTTTGGGGCTGAGGCCGTCGTCGAAGAACCCCGCGCTCTCGTCGAGCAGATCCGCGCCGAACTGGGCAAACTTGCAGCGCTTTACGGCACGCCGGTGGCAAGGTAG
- a CDS encoding type II toxin-antitoxin system YhaV family toxin → MIRNGWAIYFIRRQFGKQRRDMQAAVKQLKQSLPPEQYRIHATVKLYTAMMIAIKERIPEDPFADSFVLQGPLKKYGRVKKMGLPSRYRLFFRAIETERSKAIFVLWLGYPRKEGDKNDCYQAFRRMIENGEFPESLDELLLASEEN, encoded by the coding sequence CTGATTCGTAACGGCTGGGCAATCTACTTTATTAGGCGTCAATTTGGCAAGCAACGCCGCGACATGCAGGCAGCAGTTAAGCAACTGAAGCAATCGCTGCCTCCTGAACAGTACCGAATTCATGCAACAGTAAAGCTCTACACAGCGATGATGATCGCTATCAAGGAAAGGATTCCCGAAGATCCCTTCGCCGATTCTTTTGTGCTGCAAGGTCCGCTCAAGAAGTACGGCCGCGTGAAGAAGATGGGCTTGCCGAGCCGCTACCGGTTGTTCTTTCGAGCGATCGAAACCGAACGAAGCAAAGCAATCTTTGTTCTCTGGCTTGGCTACCCCCGCAAAGAAGGCGATAAAAACGACTGCTACCAGGCTTTCAGGCGCATGATTGAAAACGGCGAGTTTCCCGAATCCCTAGATGAGCTTTTGCTTGCTAGCGAAGAGAACTGA